A stretch of Anaeromyxobacter dehalogenans 2CP-1 DNA encodes these proteins:
- a CDS encoding cytochrome c3 family protein, producing the protein MPSSRSGADWLRHPVSLAGAALATVSGVLVVVLFAASLLGLEGGPYLGILAYLLLPGLLVAGLILVPVGAALERRRLVRLAARGAAEPPLPVMDLNHPRTRRRLLVFLGLTTVNLLLLGIASYKGLEVMDSPAFCGSCHSVMDPEASAHRRSAHARVACVECHIGPGASWFVKSKLSGAWQVVSVALDLYPRPIPTPVQNLRPARDTCEQCHWPTKLVGDRLKVITRHAEDAGSTPLRTVLVVHVGGAQGLGARTRGIHWHVDPGVRIRYLADEKRETIGTVELTGPDGARATFRSKAPAGEARWREMDCVDCHNRPTHVYRSPEDEVDAAVAAGRIDAAALPFARREALKALRAGYPSHEAARAGIAAALGAFYAGPEGGGAPREAVERAASELGDAWARNVWPSMRIAWGTYPSLLGHEAAPGCFRCHDGDHETEDGRAIRADCDLCHEILAQEEKDPAVLKLLAP; encoded by the coding sequence ATGCCCTCGTCCCGTTCCGGAGCCGACTGGCTGCGTCACCCGGTGAGCCTCGCCGGGGCGGCGCTGGCCACGGTCTCCGGCGTCCTGGTGGTGGTGCTGTTCGCCGCCAGCCTGCTCGGCCTGGAGGGCGGCCCGTACCTCGGCATCCTCGCGTACCTGCTGCTCCCCGGGCTGCTGGTGGCGGGCCTGATCCTCGTGCCGGTGGGCGCGGCGCTGGAGCGCCGGCGGCTGGTGCGCCTCGCGGCCCGCGGCGCCGCGGAGCCGCCGCTCCCGGTGATGGACCTGAACCACCCGCGCACCCGGCGGCGCCTGCTGGTGTTCCTCGGCCTCACCACGGTGAACCTCCTGCTGCTGGGCATCGCCTCGTACAAGGGGCTCGAGGTGATGGACTCGCCGGCGTTCTGCGGGTCGTGCCACAGCGTGATGGACCCGGAGGCCTCGGCGCACCGGCGCTCCGCGCACGCGCGGGTCGCGTGCGTCGAGTGCCACATCGGCCCGGGCGCGAGCTGGTTCGTGAAGTCGAAGCTCTCCGGCGCCTGGCAGGTGGTGTCGGTCGCGCTCGACCTCTACCCGCGGCCCATCCCCACGCCGGTCCAGAACCTGCGCCCGGCGCGCGACACCTGCGAGCAGTGCCACTGGCCCACCAAGCTGGTGGGCGACCGGCTGAAGGTGATCACCCGCCACGCCGAGGACGCCGGCAGCACGCCGCTGCGGACCGTGCTGGTGGTCCACGTGGGCGGCGCACAGGGGCTCGGGGCGCGGACTCGCGGCATCCACTGGCACGTGGACCCCGGGGTGCGCATCCGCTACCTCGCCGACGAGAAGCGCGAGACCATCGGGACGGTCGAGCTGACCGGCCCGGACGGCGCACGCGCCACGTTCCGCTCGAAGGCGCCCGCCGGCGAGGCGCGCTGGCGCGAGATGGACTGCGTGGACTGCCACAACCGGCCCACGCACGTGTACCGGTCGCCGGAGGACGAGGTGGACGCGGCGGTGGCGGCGGGGCGCATCGACGCGGCGGCGCTCCCGTTCGCGCGCCGCGAGGCGCTGAAGGCGCTCCGCGCCGGGTACCCGTCCCACGAGGCCGCCCGGGCCGGGATCGCGGCGGCGCTCGGCGCGTTCTACGCCGGCCCGGAGGGCGGCGGCGCGCCACGCGAGGCGGTGGAGCGCGCCGCGAGCGAGCTCGGCGACGCGTGGGCGCGCAACGTGTGGCCCTCGATGCGCATCGCCTGGGGGACCTATCCGTCGCTGCTCGGCCACGAGGCCGCGCCCGGGTGCTTCCGCTGCCACGACGGCGACCACGAGACCGAGGACGGCCGGGCCATCCGCGCGGACTGCGATCTGTGCCACGAGATCCTCGCGCAGGAGGAGAAGGATCCGGCCGTCCTGAAGCTGCTCGCCCCGTGA
- a CDS encoding (deoxy)nucleoside triphosphate pyrophosphohydrolase translates to MKRIRVVAAVVRRGDAILVTRRPDRDGLRGQWEFPGGKVEAGESEPDALRREIREELGCELTVGALLLRHEHRYPELEVELAFYAGALASDQVPCALGVAEIAWAPAGTLAGYDFLEADRAVLGELERRSAP, encoded by the coding sequence GTGAAGCGGATCCGCGTCGTCGCGGCCGTCGTCCGGCGGGGCGACGCCATCCTCGTCACCCGCCGTCCCGACCGCGACGGCCTGCGCGGCCAGTGGGAGTTCCCCGGCGGCAAGGTCGAGGCCGGCGAGTCCGAGCCCGACGCGCTCCGGCGCGAGATCCGCGAGGAGCTGGGCTGCGAGCTCACCGTGGGCGCGCTCCTGCTCCGGCACGAGCACCGTTACCCGGAGCTCGAGGTCGAGCTGGCGTTCTACGCCGGCGCGCTCGCCTCGGACCAGGTGCCGTGCGCGCTCGGCGTGGCCGAGATCGCCTGGGCGCCGGCGGGCACGCTGGCCGGCTACGACTTCCTCGAGGCGGACCGGGCCGTGCTGGGCGAGCTCGAGCGCCGCTCGGCGCCCTGA
- a CDS encoding PQQ-binding-like beta-propeller repeat protein has product MTALALALALAAAPGVSSRLPAGPLDLYRIAWMRPVVGPQAMESRPLEPGGVAVDPETGYAVFGTRDGWVHALRPDGSVAWELRTAGSFWAPPAIDHGVAYVGCTDGRLYALATATGKELWRYDAKEELGTRPAVADGTVFVMSLQDTLFAVDAKTGAWKWHHRREARAGFTVRGAAWPVARGGTVWAGYSDGWVAALDVANGATRWERTVAPAGDYLDVDAIQLDGKHLYATAFSGAVLAMDAATGDPVWAFRAPGAARLVLGRGAVIAVTSSSVHALDPAAGHVLWTAPLGGAPGGGAPVIAGPWVLVPAGQGGLRFLEASSGRTLRVLDPGTGISSTPGVGGERVYVLSNGGDLLALDLR; this is encoded by the coding sequence GTGACGGCGCTCGCGCTGGCGCTCGCGCTGGCGGCGGCGCCGGGCGTGTCGTCGCGCCTGCCGGCCGGCCCGCTGGACCTGTACCGCATCGCCTGGATGCGCCCGGTGGTCGGGCCGCAGGCGATGGAGTCGCGCCCGCTCGAGCCGGGCGGCGTGGCGGTGGACCCGGAGACCGGGTACGCCGTGTTCGGCACGCGCGACGGCTGGGTCCACGCGCTCCGGCCGGACGGCTCGGTGGCCTGGGAGCTCCGCACCGCGGGGAGCTTCTGGGCGCCGCCGGCCATCGACCACGGCGTCGCCTACGTCGGGTGCACCGACGGGCGGCTCTACGCGCTGGCGACGGCCACCGGCAAGGAGCTGTGGCGCTACGACGCGAAGGAGGAGCTGGGCACGCGCCCTGCCGTCGCGGACGGCACCGTCTTCGTGATGAGCCTGCAGGACACGCTGTTCGCGGTGGACGCGAAGACCGGCGCCTGGAAGTGGCACCACCGGCGCGAGGCGCGCGCCGGGTTCACGGTCCGTGGCGCCGCCTGGCCGGTCGCCCGCGGCGGCACGGTGTGGGCCGGCTACTCCGACGGATGGGTCGCGGCGCTCGACGTGGCGAACGGCGCGACGCGGTGGGAGCGTACCGTGGCCCCCGCCGGCGACTACCTCGACGTGGACGCGATCCAGCTCGACGGGAAGCACCTGTACGCGACCGCGTTCTCCGGCGCGGTGCTGGCGATGGACGCGGCCACCGGCGATCCGGTCTGGGCCTTCCGCGCCCCCGGCGCGGCGCGGCTCGTGCTCGGGCGCGGGGCCGTGATCGCGGTCACCTCCAGCTCGGTCCACGCGCTCGATCCGGCCGCCGGCCACGTCCTCTGGACGGCGCCGCTGGGCGGCGCGCCCGGCGGCGGCGCGCCGGTGATCGCCGGGCCGTGGGTGCTCGTGCCCGCCGGCCAGGGCGGGCTCCGGTTCCTGGAGGCGTCGAGCGGGCGCACGCTGCGCGTGCTCGACCCCGGCACCGGCATCTCCTCCACGCCGGGCGTCGGCGGCGAGCGCGTGTACGTGCTCTCCAACGGCGGCGACCTGCTCGCGCTCGACCTGCGGTGA
- a CDS encoding tetratricopeptide repeat protein, producing the protein MSKDTVITRKDMKEPDKFQVAATQAASWAASRKKHLVIAGGAVVAALVIVAAVSALRAQREQTAGAAASALLAAMGGEVSSVPLPGVPGPFFPTQEAKQRAVIAEADKVIAAHGGTGPALVAELARGDAHYKLGDWDAALASYERYLKDAPADDSFRFGALEGVGLVREAKGDLAGAAQAYERLATEAPKMADRADLERARVLAAAGKASEARALLAGFAEKHKDSLLTPEASERLARLGGKE; encoded by the coding sequence ATGTCGAAGGACACCGTGATCACCCGGAAGGACATGAAGGAGCCGGACAAGTTCCAGGTGGCGGCCACGCAGGCCGCGAGCTGGGCCGCCTCCCGGAAGAAGCACCTCGTCATCGCGGGCGGCGCGGTGGTGGCGGCGCTGGTGATCGTGGCGGCCGTCTCGGCGCTGCGCGCGCAGCGCGAGCAGACCGCCGGCGCGGCCGCCTCGGCCCTGCTCGCGGCCATGGGCGGCGAGGTCTCGAGCGTGCCGCTCCCCGGCGTGCCCGGGCCGTTCTTCCCGACGCAGGAGGCCAAGCAGCGCGCGGTGATCGCCGAGGCCGACAAGGTGATCGCGGCGCACGGCGGCACCGGCCCGGCGCTGGTGGCCGAGCTGGCCCGCGGCGACGCGCACTACAAGCTGGGCGACTGGGACGCCGCGCTCGCGTCCTACGAGCGCTACCTGAAGGACGCCCCCGCCGACGACTCGTTCCGCTTCGGCGCGCTGGAGGGCGTCGGCCTGGTCCGGGAGGCGAAGGGCGATCTCGCCGGCGCGGCGCAGGCGTACGAGCGGCTCGCCACCGAGGCGCCGAAGATGGCCGACCGCGCCGATCTGGAGCGGGCCCGCGTGCTCGCGGCTGCGGGGAAGGCGTCCGAGGCCAGGGCGCTGCTGGCCGGCTTCGCCGAGAAGCACAAGGACTCGCTGCTCACGCCCGAGGCATCCGAGCGGCTCGCGCGGCTGGGTGGCAAGGAGTGA
- the der gene encoding ribosome biogenesis GTPase Der: MTAPRPVVALVGRPNVGKSTLFNRLAGRRVAIVEDVPGVTRDRNYADVIWEGRAVSVVDTGGFEPESRDRLMSQVREQAQLAVDEASAVVLVVDGRDGLTALDRNVADLLRRAGKPLFVAVNKVDTARTEEDVPLAEFYGLGFGEVHAVSAEHGRGVSGLVDAIVEKLALPPLPPAPEEADEPQEVSEAERPVGDIRLAIVGRPNVGKSTFVNALLGEERFVVSDVPGTTRDAIDSLVAHKGRRFVVTDTAGIRRKRSIAQKVESFSVVRAMKAMDQAEVVACLLDATEAGVEQDARLLGLVAEKGKALVIVVNKWDIAEREGATQDWYRKELTKRLPFVGFAPMLFVSAKERRGVHRVLEKAARLVEQYRARFPTPQLNELLEALQDEHPAPIARGRRVKLYYVAQVAYAPPTFVIQANHPDGLTDHYRRYIENRFRAAFGLEVPMRLVFKERQHRARPRRPRE; this comes from the coding sequence GTGACGGCCCCCCGCCCCGTGGTGGCGCTGGTGGGCCGCCCGAACGTCGGGAAGTCCACGCTGTTCAACCGGCTGGCCGGCCGGCGCGTCGCGATCGTGGAGGACGTGCCCGGCGTGACCCGCGACCGCAACTACGCCGACGTGATCTGGGAAGGCCGCGCCGTCTCGGTGGTGGACACCGGCGGCTTCGAGCCCGAGTCGCGCGACCGCCTCATGTCGCAGGTGCGCGAGCAGGCCCAGCTCGCGGTGGACGAGGCCTCGGCGGTGGTGCTGGTGGTGGACGGCCGCGACGGCCTGACCGCGCTCGATCGCAACGTGGCGGACCTGCTCCGGCGCGCCGGCAAGCCGCTGTTCGTCGCGGTGAACAAGGTGGACACCGCCCGCACCGAGGAGGACGTGCCGCTGGCCGAGTTCTACGGGCTCGGGTTCGGCGAGGTGCACGCCGTCTCGGCCGAGCACGGGCGCGGCGTGTCCGGGCTGGTGGACGCGATCGTCGAGAAGCTCGCGCTCCCGCCGCTCCCGCCGGCGCCGGAGGAGGCCGACGAGCCGCAGGAGGTCTCGGAGGCGGAGCGGCCGGTCGGCGACATCCGGCTCGCCATCGTGGGCCGGCCCAACGTGGGCAAGAGCACGTTCGTGAACGCGCTGCTCGGCGAGGAGCGCTTCGTGGTCTCCGACGTGCCCGGCACCACCCGCGACGCGATCGACTCGCTGGTCGCGCACAAGGGCCGGCGCTTCGTGGTCACCGACACCGCCGGGATCCGGCGCAAGCGCTCGATCGCGCAGAAGGTCGAGTCCTTCTCGGTGGTCCGCGCCATGAAGGCGATGGATCAGGCCGAGGTGGTGGCGTGCCTCCTCGACGCGACCGAGGCCGGCGTCGAGCAGGACGCTCGGCTCCTCGGCCTGGTGGCGGAGAAGGGCAAGGCGCTGGTCATCGTGGTGAACAAGTGGGACATCGCCGAGCGCGAGGGCGCCACGCAGGACTGGTACCGCAAGGAGCTCACCAAGCGCCTGCCGTTCGTGGGCTTCGCGCCGATGCTGTTCGTCTCCGCGAAGGAGCGGCGCGGCGTGCACCGCGTGCTGGAGAAGGCCGCGCGCCTGGTGGAGCAGTACCGGGCCCGGTTCCCCACGCCGCAGCTCAACGAGCTGCTCGAGGCGCTGCAGGACGAGCACCCGGCCCCCATCGCCCGCGGGCGCCGGGTGAAGCTCTACTACGTCGCCCAGGTGGCCTACGCCCCGCCCACGTTCGTCATCCAGGCCAACCACCCGGATGGCCTGACCGACCACTACCGCCGCTACATCGAGAACCGGTTCCGCGCCGCGTTCGGGCTGGAGGTGCCGATGCGCCTGGTGTTCAAGGAGCGCCAGCACCGCGCCCGCCCGCGGCGGCCCCGCGAGTAG
- the era gene encoding GTPase Era — protein sequence MASKKKTPFRAGFVAIVGRPNVGKSTLLNRVLGEHVAIVSPRPQTTRTRILGVHNVPGAQVAFFDTPGLHKAKGALNRRMVETALSTLSEVDAVLMLIEAGTGPEGRVEVGESTRWAIDEVRRARKPAVLGVNKMDRAPRATLLPVIDAYRGLHDWADIVPFSALTGENVDTLVQALIRRLPESEAPLFPADVLTDQAERALAAEYVREQVMLQTRQEIPYAAAVEVEEFDESGRRERGGLVRISALVVVERDSQKAIVIGKQGAMLKKIGTRAREGLERLLGCKVFLSLTVKVDERWSEREGALKRFGL from the coding sequence ATGGCCAGCAAGAAGAAGACCCCGTTCCGCGCCGGCTTCGTCGCCATCGTCGGCCGGCCGAACGTGGGGAAGTCCACGCTGCTGAACCGCGTGCTCGGCGAGCACGTGGCCATCGTCAGCCCCCGCCCGCAGACCACCCGCACCCGCATCCTGGGCGTCCACAACGTCCCGGGCGCGCAGGTGGCGTTCTTCGACACCCCCGGCCTGCACAAGGCCAAGGGCGCGCTCAACCGGCGCATGGTCGAGACCGCGCTGTCCACGCTGTCGGAGGTGGACGCGGTGCTCATGCTCATCGAGGCCGGCACCGGCCCCGAGGGTCGCGTCGAGGTGGGCGAGTCCACCCGCTGGGCGATCGACGAGGTCCGGCGCGCGCGGAAGCCGGCGGTGCTGGGCGTCAACAAGATGGACCGCGCGCCCCGCGCCACGCTGCTGCCGGTCATCGACGCCTACCGCGGGCTGCACGACTGGGCCGACATCGTCCCGTTCTCGGCGCTCACGGGCGAGAACGTGGACACCCTGGTGCAGGCGCTCATCCGGCGGCTGCCCGAGTCCGAGGCCCCGCTGTTCCCGGCCGACGTGCTCACCGACCAGGCGGAGCGCGCGCTGGCGGCGGAGTACGTGCGCGAGCAGGTGATGCTGCAGACGCGCCAGGAGATCCCGTACGCGGCCGCGGTCGAGGTGGAGGAGTTCGACGAGTCCGGCCGGCGCGAGCGCGGCGGGCTGGTCCGCATCTCGGCGCTCGTGGTGGTCGAGCGCGACTCGCAGAAGGCGATCGTGATCGGCAAGCAGGGCGCGATGCTGAAGAAGATCGGCACGCGCGCGCGCGAGGGGCTGGAGCGGCTGCTCGGGTGCAAGGTGTTCCTGTCGCTGACCGTGAAGGTGGACGAGCGCTGGAGCGAGCGCGAGGGCGCGCTGAAGAGGTTCGGGCTGTGA
- a CDS encoding peptidylprolyl isomerase gives MAEELYATFKTSMGDIVVKLLPEKAPKTVKNFVDLAEGAREWTDPRTGQKVTKPLYDGTVFHRVIPDFMIQGGDPLGTGTGGPGYRFEDEIGPDNVFSKPGLLAMANAGPNTNGSQFFITEVETPWLNKGHTIFGEVVKGGELVPKITRAGNAKVKLEKVTITRGAQP, from the coding sequence ATGGCCGAGGAGCTGTACGCGACGTTCAAGACGTCGATGGGCGACATCGTGGTGAAGCTGCTGCCGGAGAAGGCGCCCAAGACCGTGAAGAACTTCGTGGACCTGGCCGAGGGTGCGCGCGAGTGGACCGACCCGCGCACCGGTCAGAAGGTGACGAAGCCGCTCTACGACGGCACGGTGTTCCACCGCGTCATCCCGGACTTCATGATCCAGGGCGGTGATCCGCTCGGCACCGGCACCGGCGGCCCCGGGTACCGGTTCGAGGACGAGATCGGCCCGGACAACGTGTTCTCGAAGCCCGGCCTGCTCGCCATGGCGAACGCCGGCCCGAACACGAACGGCTCGCAGTTCTTCATCACCGAGGTGGAGACGCCCTGGCTGAACAAGGGGCACACCATCTTCGGCGAGGTGGTCAAGGGCGGGGAGCTCGTCCCGAAGATCACCCGCGCCGGCAACGCCAAGGTCAAGCTCGAGAAGGTCACCATCACCCGCGGCGCGCAGCCCTAG